The genomic interval GACCACGAGCAGCGCATATGGCGCGACGTGACGCTGCACCAGCTCCAGGCGATCGCCCCGGAGATCGCACGCGCCCGGCCGAGCGGCCACCTCGCCCCGGCCGCGTGGCCGACCGAGCCCGGCAACGATCTCGAGCGCGCCCTGGTGCGGGCCGTCGACGACACGACCCGCCTCGCCGCGGGCGGCGACGTCCCGCCCGTCTCGGACGAGCGGAGCACCCCGACCTCGTTCGAGCTCGTCCGCGACGAGCTGCGGTGGGGCTCCCCGGTCCTGCACCACGCGCTGCGCCTGGCCATCGCGTCCGTCCTCGGCCAGGTGATCGGCATGGGGGTCGGCGCCCTGCTGGGGGCCGACGCGTTCCTCGCCGGCCACGGCTTCTGGGTCGTCGTGGCGGCGGCCCTCATCGTCTTCCCCGACTACGGGATGACCTTCTCCCGCGGCATCGGCCGCAGCGCCGGCACCATCGCAGGGGCGATCCTCGGCGTGCTGATCGCCCTGCTGCCGCTGTCGCCGCTCCTGCACACGATCGTGCTGTTCGTGCTGTTCTGCGGCTACCTCGTGTTCCGCAGCAGCGGCCAGCCGTGCACGATGTTCTGAGTGGTGGCGTGGATCGGCTCCCTCACGGCGGGGCCGCTCGGTGCGACCACGCGCGGCCTGGACACGATCATCGGCTGCGTGCTCGCCTTCGCCGCCTATCTCATCGCCCCCACCTGGCAGCGGCGCCTGCTCACCGAGCGCCTGACCGAGTGGGCGCGGGCCGCCGCCGAGCACCTCGACGCCCTCGTGCTGCTGTGGAACGACGATGACGAGGAGCACCGGCTGGCCGTCTCCCATTCCGTGCTGCGCGCCCGCGTGACGCGCGTCGAGTTCGCGACCTCGGCCCAGAGCGCACGCGTCGAGCCGCGGGACCGCCACGGCCGATGGGAGGACGACGCCCTGGAGGCCGCGAACGCCGGCGTCACCGCCGTCACGCGGCACATCGCGGCCCTGTCCGCTCTGGTCCCGCTCACCTCGGCCGAGGATCGCGCCCTGATCGGGGTCGAGGTCGAGCGGGCCTCGCACGAGCTGCGCGCGATCGCGGGCGCCGAGGCGCTGCCCGCCGCCGAGGAGGGGAGCCGGGCGATCGCCTCGCGCCGTGCCGTCCGGGTGCTCGAACGTCTGCGCGGCGAGGTCGACGCCCTGGTCGACGCCGCGGCGACGGCCGAGAGCCCGCACGAGCAGGTCTCCGCCTGAGCACGGCGCCCGGTCGGCCGACCGGGCCGCGTCGTGCGCCTCAGCTGTGCGCCTCCGCGGATCCCACCGGCGCGTCCAGCGGTCCCCGGTACGAGTCGAGCTCCTCCCGCCAGGCGCGCAGCTGCGCGCGAGCATCGCGCAGGGCGTCCTCCTTGGCGTCCAGCGCCTCTTCGAGCTCGTCCATCGCCGAGCGCATCGCGTCGATGCGCTCCCCGGCGGTGACGGTCCCCTCCTTCACCCGGAGCACGCTGCGCACCTGGGCGATGGAGAAGCCGGTCGACCTCAGCGCGGTGACCACCGCGAGCTGGTCCAGCGCGGCCTCGTCGTAGAGCCGGTGGCCCGACGCGGTGCGACCCGACGGCGTGACCAGACCCCTGCGCCCGTAGTAGCGCAGCGCGTCGTGGCTGAGCCCGGAGCGCCGGGCGATCTCACCGATGGACAGCGACATAGCGCCAGTAGAGCACGAGCACGACGATCAGGAGCAGGCCCCGCACGAGGTGGTGGACCAGGTGGAACTCGCCGACGGCGCGCCCCCAGGCGAGCGGACCGGCGACCACGGCGGCAACGGTCACCAGCGACAGGCCGAGGAGCACGGGCGGGGCGGTGACGTCGAGGTGCAGCGCGCGGTCCGCGGAGGGGCGGGGCACGAGGGCGAGCGCGACGCATGCGGCAGCGCCCACCGCCCCGATCGCGGAGAGCGCCCACGGCAGCGCCCACCGGGCCAGGGCGAGGTCTCGGAGATGAGCCTCGCCGGGCATAACGACCAGGGCGAGGATCTGCGTGATCACCACGGTCACGAGGGGCACGAGCAGCAGGAGTGCGGTCATGACAGCGACTCTGGGACCTGGTGCGCGCACCAGGTCAAGGATCCCGCTGCGCATCGGCTCGCTGTCCCCGGCCCCGGGGGTGCGCGAGGGCACGATTATGCTGACCGGATGCGCAGAGTCCGGCGATGGAGGGCCTCCCTCGCTGTCGCGGTCCCTCTCGCCGTCGTCTCGATGACGGGCTGCGGCACCGATGCCGCGCCGACGGCCCGTCCGGAAGGCACGCAGACCGCCGGCCGGGCGTCCTTCGGGCCGGTGACGGCGTTCGACTATCAGCTCGGCGGCCCTTACACGCCTCCGGCGGGGACGGAGCTGGTGGTGCGGGACCGGACCGAGCCCCCGGTCGAGGGCGTGTTCTCGGTCTGCTACGTCAACGGCTTCCAGACCCAGCCCGGCGAGCACGACGTGTGGCCCGAGGACGCTCTGCTCAGCGCGGACGGACAGCCCGTCGTCGATCCTGACTGGCCCGACGAAGTCCTCCTGGACACCTCGACGAGCGGCAGGCGCGACGCGATCGTGAAGGTCGTCTCGCCCTGGATCCAGGGATGCGCGGACGCCGGCTTCCAGGCCGTCGAAGTGGACAACCTCGACAGCTTCACCCGCTCGCACGGCGCCCTCACCCTCGAGGACAATCTCGCTCTCGCCGCGTCCTTGGCCGACGTGGCGCACGGGGCCGGCCTCGCGGTGGGCCAGAAGAACGCCGCCGAGTACACGCCGCGCCTGAGGGACGAGGCCGGGTTCGACTTCGCCGTCGGCGAGGAGTGCGCGGCCTACGACGAATGCTCGGCGTACACGGACGTCTACGGCGAGGCGGTCATCGACGTCGAGTACTCGGACGACCTGCCTCGGAGCTTCGACGAGATGTGCGAGGATCCTGCGTCGCCGCGCTCGATGATCCTCCGCGACCGCGACCTCGTCACCCCCGAGGATGACGGCTACGTCTTCGAGGACTGCACGCCCTGAGATGTGGGGGCGAGGCTGGACGGGGCGTGGCGGTCGAGGCAGTGGGTCGAGCAGCTCGGACACGAACCGCCCCGCGATAGGCTTCCCGTCGTATGTCATGGAGCGAACCGAATGCCTCCCTCTGCGACGAACACGACTGGTCGAGAGCGACGGGGACGATGGACGAGATGTCGGTCCGACATGGCCGCAGCCGCCGATGCCGCGAGGTCGAGGCGCCGTGAGGGGCGCCCGACGCCCTGAGGATCTCCTCGCGGGGGCCGACGTGAGCCCGCCCCTGCACGGTCGCCGTGATGAGGTCGCCGGAGTGAGCACCTTCGCCGTGGAGGGCGGGACCTCCGCCGGTTCGAGAGCACCGGTCGTCGTCGTGCATGGGCTGGCGCTGTCGAGCCGGTACCTGCGCCCCACTCTCGCCCGTCTCGGCGCCATGCGACGCGTCTTCGCCCCCGACCTCCCCGGCGTGGGCCGCAGCCAGGATGCCAAGGAGCCGGCGACCATGGCCGATCTCGCTGACGGACTCGCACAGTGGATGAGGCAGGTCGGCCTCCACCGGGCCGACGTCGTCGGTCATTCGTTGGGATGCCACGTGGTCGGCGAACTCGCGGTACGGCATCCGGGCCTCGTCCGTCGGGTCGTCCTCGCGTCTCCGTCGCGTGACCCCGCTCATCCTGCGGTCTGGCAGAGCGCATGGCGGCTGGCCGTCGACGCGCCGCGGGAGCGGCTCGGCATCCTGCCTCTTGCGGTCGTCGACTACGTGCGTGCAGGGCCGATCACGATGCTCAAGGTGCTGGCCTCGGCACGCCGTACCCCCTGAAGGCCAGCTCCTCGCATGAGCCGGGCGACCTGGTCACGGCCCACATCCCAGCCAGCGCGCCGCATCGCGTGATGCATCTTCCGCACCCCGCGGCGCAAGCGCCGGTTCTCCTCCTCGAGTGACTCGCCGCTGCCGGTGACTGGTTCGGTGGGGCCGTAGCGGTTGCACCAGATCCGCAGGGTCTCCAGGCCGACACCGAGTTGGGGTGCGATGGCCCGGATCGACTCTGCGCGCGGGCCTCCCTCGCGGGCCTGGCGCTCGTAGACCATCCGCACAGCGCGGTCACGCAGCTCGGGACTGAACTTCTTGGGCATACTCCGATTCTCCTTGCTGAGACTCGGAACGAAACCCAGGGCGCTTCAACCTCGTCGCCCCGTGGGGCGTTCCGAGTCGAGAAGGACGTTAGGCGCGGCAGCGAGGTGCTCTCCTGTCCCATGATCACGCCCCTGCTCGCTGGTCCGTGCTGGTGTGCTCTTGCATACCGGTCTGGACTACCGGAGTACGACGCCGGCCCTCGCCCGGATCGGCATCGAGAACCGATCCGTGCAGAGAGCCGGCCCGCGACCGCCGCTGAGGCGATGGTCGGGGGCCGGGGACGACGGCGCGAAATCAGGCGGGGATCATGCCATGCGGGTCGATGATGAACTTCTCCGAGGCACCGGTGTCGAACGTCGCGTAGGCGTCGGGGGCCTCGTCGAGGCTGATGACCTTGGTGTTGAGCATGTCGCTGAGGTAGGGCATGCGGTCCCACAGGATCGACATCATCAGCTCACGGTTGTAGTGCATGATCGGGGCCTGGCCGCCGGAGATCCGAGGCGACTTGATCCACGCCTTGCCGAAGTCGAGCGAGAAGGTTCCCTCCTGCTCGGCCTTGGAGGAGGCCAGCGGGTCGGGGCCGTAGACGCCGACGATGCCGGTGGCACCGCCTGCGCGGGTGGCGTCCATGACCTGGTTGATGGCGTGGGCCGGGTTCATGTCCTCGGCCTCGCGGCCGATCCCGTGGGCTTCGCTGCCGACGTAGTCGACGGCGCAGTCCACCATGGGTTCGCCGAGGATGGCCTCGATCTGATCGGTCAGCGGCACGTCCTGGTTGAGATCGATGGTCTCGCAGCCGTTGTTCTTCACCAGGTCCAGCCGGTCCTGATGGTAGTCACCGACGATGATGCAGGAAGCGCCCAGGAGACGGGCCGCCGCGGCGCCGCAGCGTCCCACAGGTCCGGCGCCGGCGATGTAGACGGTCGAGCCGGGCTTCGCCCCGGCCTCCATGAGGCCGTGGAACGCGGTGGGCAGGATGTCCGAGAGAAGGGCGAGGTCACGGATCTTCTCCATGGCCTGGTCCTTGTCCGGGAAGCGGAGCAGCTGGAAGTCGGCGTAGGGGACGAACAGGTACTCCGCCTGCCCGCCCTGGAAATCACCCAGGTTGAACCCGTAGGCGCCGCAGGACGCGTCGGGGTTCACGGTCTCGCACACCTCGGTGTGGCGGGCGCGGCAGTTGCGGCATCGGCCGCAGGCGACGTTGAAGGGGACCGAGACCAGGTCGCCTTCGGAGAGGAACTCGACGTCGGAGCCGACCTCGACGACCTCGCCGGTCATCTCGTGCCCCATCACCATGCCCTGGGGCACGGGGAAGGAACCGCGGTAGATGTGCAGGTCGGAGCCGCAGATATTGGTGGCGACGATCTTGAGGATGACGCCGTGCGGGGCGCTCTTGCCGTTCGGCATCTCGAGCTTCGGGAAGTCGAGGGTTTCGACGCGCATGTCCTTGACGTTCTGGAACACGACGGCGCGGTTGCTGCTTGCCATGACGATCTCCTCCAGTTGTGGATGGCCCGGTCGCGGAAGTGCCACGGTCATTTGGATGCCCGTCGCCCGCGACCTCGGCTCTCGTCGAGCTTAGGCGAGGAGGAATTTCGCCGTCCACCGAGGTGCCCGC from Brachybacterium huguangmaarense carries:
- a CDS encoding FUSC family protein translates to MVAWIGSLTAGPLGATTRGLDTIIGCVLAFAAYLIAPTWQRRLLTERLTEWARAAAEHLDALVLLWNDDDEEHRLAVSHSVLRARVTRVEFATSAQSARVEPRDRHGRWEDDALEAANAGVTAVTRHIAALSALVPLTSAEDRALIGVEVERASHELRAIAGAEALPAAEEGSRAIASRRAVRVLERLRGEVDALVDAAATAESPHEQVSA
- a CDS encoding MerR family transcriptional regulator, which gives rise to MSLSIGEIARRSGLSHDALRYYGRRGLVTPSGRTASGHRLYDEAALDQLAVVTALRSTGFSIAQVRSVLRVKEGTVTAGERIDAMRSAMDELEEALDAKEDALRDARAQLRAWREELDSYRGPLDAPVGSAEAHS
- a CDS encoding endo alpha-1,4 polygalactosaminidase, with amino-acid sequence MRRVRRWRASLAVAVPLAVVSMTGCGTDAAPTARPEGTQTAGRASFGPVTAFDYQLGGPYTPPAGTELVVRDRTEPPVEGVFSVCYVNGFQTQPGEHDVWPEDALLSADGQPVVDPDWPDEVLLDTSTSGRRDAIVKVVSPWIQGCADAGFQAVEVDNLDSFTRSHGALTLEDNLALAASLADVAHGAGLAVGQKNAAEYTPRLRDEAGFDFAVGEECAAYDECSAYTDVYGEAVIDVEYSDDLPRSFDEMCEDPASPRSMILRDRDLVTPEDDGYVFEDCTP
- a CDS encoding alpha/beta fold hydrolase — protein: MPRGRGAVRGARRPEDLLAGADVSPPLHGRRDEVAGVSTFAVEGGTSAGSRAPVVVVHGLALSSRYLRPTLARLGAMRRVFAPDLPGVGRSQDAKEPATMADLADGLAQWMRQVGLHRADVVGHSLGCHVVGELAVRHPGLVRRVVLASPSRDPAHPAVWQSAWRLAVDAPRERLGILPLAVVDYVRAGPITMLKVLASARRTP
- a CDS encoding alcohol dehydrogenase catalytic domain-containing protein codes for the protein MASSNRAVVFQNVKDMRVETLDFPKLEMPNGKSAPHGVILKIVATNICGSDLHIYRGSFPVPQGMVMGHEMTGEVVEVGSDVEFLSEGDLVSVPFNVACGRCRNCRARHTEVCETVNPDASCGAYGFNLGDFQGGQAEYLFVPYADFQLLRFPDKDQAMEKIRDLALLSDILPTAFHGLMEAGAKPGSTVYIAGAGPVGRCGAAAARLLGASCIIVGDYHQDRLDLVKNNGCETIDLNQDVPLTDQIEAILGEPMVDCAVDYVGSEAHGIGREAEDMNPAHAINQVMDATRAGGATGIVGVYGPDPLASSKAEQEGTFSLDFGKAWIKSPRISGGQAPIMHYNRELMMSILWDRMPYLSDMLNTKVISLDEAPDAYATFDTGASEKFIIDPHGMIPA